A genomic segment from Janibacter sp. DB-40 encodes:
- a CDS encoding acyl-CoA dehydrogenase family protein, with protein sequence MRLTDEHTAFRASVRAFVESEINPHVDAWEEAGMFPAHELFPKAAALGLLGLERDPEYGGEGADHSFQMVAAEELGRADAAGVAMALGVQSMMATPSLATFGTPDLKRAYLAPALAGEQVAAIAVTEPDTGSDVSRLRTRAVRDGDDWVITGRKTYITNGSQADWLCLLVRTSDEGGYRGMSQVIVPTDSPGFAVAKRLDKLGNRCSDTAELVLDEVRAPVANTIGEVGRGFQQQMQQFIIERMYAAYSSVGSCDRALERTRAYITEREVFGQPLATKQYVTFCLTELQAQVEMLRNHNAAVCEAYLAGEDITRGASIAKLTAGRLAREVADACIQFHGGMGYMEETWTARFFRDTRLGSIGGGADEVMLQVLARLDGLPA encoded by the coding sequence ATGCGCCTCACCGATGAGCACACCGCCTTCCGCGCCAGCGTGCGCGCCTTCGTCGAGTCCGAGATCAACCCGCACGTGGACGCGTGGGAGGAGGCCGGGATGTTCCCGGCCCACGAGCTCTTCCCGAAGGCGGCCGCCCTGGGTCTGCTGGGTCTCGAGCGCGACCCCGAGTACGGAGGCGAGGGCGCGGACCACTCCTTCCAGATGGTCGCCGCCGAGGAGCTCGGCCGCGCCGACGCCGCCGGGGTGGCCATGGCGCTGGGGGTGCAGTCGATGATGGCCACGCCCTCGCTCGCCACCTTCGGCACGCCGGACCTGAAGCGCGCGTACCTGGCGCCCGCGCTCGCGGGCGAGCAGGTCGCCGCGATCGCGGTGACCGAGCCGGACACCGGCTCGGACGTCTCCCGGCTGCGCACCCGCGCGGTCCGCGACGGCGACGACTGGGTGATCACCGGCCGCAAGACCTACATCACCAACGGCAGCCAGGCGGACTGGCTCTGCCTGCTCGTGCGCACCTCCGACGAGGGCGGGTACCGGGGCATGTCCCAGGTCATCGTCCCGACCGACTCGCCCGGCTTCGCCGTCGCCAAGCGCCTGGACAAGCTCGGCAACCGCTGCTCCGACACCGCCGAGCTCGTGCTCGACGAGGTGCGCGCGCCCGTGGCCAACACCATCGGCGAGGTCGGGCGCGGCTTCCAGCAGCAGATGCAGCAGTTCATCATCGAGCGGATGTACGCCGCCTACTCCTCCGTCGGCAGCTGCGACCGGGCACTGGAGCGCACCCGCGCCTACATCACCGAGCGCGAGGTCTTCGGCCAGCCGCTGGCCACCAAGCAGTACGTCACCTTCTGCCTGACCGAGCTGCAGGCGCAGGTGGAGATGCTGCGCAACCACAACGCCGCCGTCTGCGAGGCGTACCTCGCCGGCGAGGACATCACGCGTGGCGCCAGCATCGCCAAGCTGACCGCCGGTCGCCTCGCCCGCGAGGTCGCCGATGCGTGCATCCAGTTCCACGGCGGCATGGGCTACATGGAGGAGACGTGGACCGCGCGCTTCTTCCGTGACACCCGCCTGGGCTCCATCGGCGGTGGCGCCGACGAGGTCATGCTCCAGGTCCTGGCGCGGCTCGACGGACTGCCGGCCTGA
- a CDS encoding acyclic terpene utilization AtuA family protein, giving the protein MTEMLRVGNCSGFYGDRLSAMREMLEGGELDVLTGDWLAELTMLILARDRAKDESTGYAKTFLTQLRDCLGLALDRGVTIVANAGGVNTPGLVAAIRALAAEQGLSPTVAHVRGDDLTPRADELDLGTPLGAHAYLGGFGIARAVASGADVVVTGRVTDASVIVGPAIARFGWGRDDLDALAGATVAGHVIECGTQATGGNYAFFTEVADLVHPGFPIAEILPDGSSVITKHPGTAGAVTVGTVTSQLLYEVQDARYAGPDVTTRLDSISLRQDGTDRVSITGVRGEAPPPDVKVSLTSLGGFRNEMTMALTGLDIEAKSDLVQRQFHDALTTSPAELTWTLARTDTADPATQQQAAALLTVVARDPDTAVVGRPFSNAAIEIALGSYPGWHTLAPPAAATPYGVFTPGHVPQSAPRHEVVLDDGSVEQIEPPTVTRPLEPLTDPHTSQEPKQLHGQHPHTSQEPKQLHGQHPHTSQEPKQLHGQHPHTSQEPKQLHGQHPHTSQEPKQLHEHGPHTSQEPKQLRREWEGATVRAPLGRVAGARSGDKGGNANIGVWVREDAAWPWLSELLTTERVRELLPEAADLPITLTRLPNLRAVNIVIEGLLGEGVAYNARFDPQAKGLGEWLRARHVDIPQSLIPTEDR; this is encoded by the coding sequence ATGACAGAGATGTTGCGCGTCGGCAACTGCTCCGGCTTCTACGGCGACCGGCTCTCCGCGATGCGGGAGATGCTCGAGGGCGGCGAGCTGGACGTCCTGACCGGGGACTGGCTGGCCGAGCTGACGATGCTCATCCTCGCCCGCGACCGCGCCAAGGACGAGAGCACCGGGTACGCCAAGACCTTCCTGACGCAGCTGCGCGACTGCCTCGGGCTCGCCCTGGACCGGGGCGTGACGATCGTCGCCAACGCAGGGGGCGTCAACACCCCGGGCCTGGTCGCCGCGATCCGCGCGCTGGCGGCCGAGCAGGGCCTCTCCCCCACCGTCGCCCACGTGCGCGGTGACGACCTGACCCCGCGCGCCGACGAACTCGACCTCGGCACGCCGCTGGGCGCGCACGCCTACCTCGGCGGCTTCGGCATCGCCCGTGCCGTCGCCTCGGGCGCGGACGTCGTCGTCACCGGCCGGGTCACCGACGCGTCGGTCATCGTCGGCCCGGCGATCGCCCGCTTCGGGTGGGGCCGCGACGACCTCGACGCCCTCGCCGGAGCCACGGTCGCGGGCCACGTCATCGAGTGCGGCACGCAGGCGACAGGTGGCAACTACGCCTTCTTCACCGAGGTCGCCGACCTCGTCCACCCGGGCTTCCCGATCGCCGAGATCCTCCCTGACGGGTCGAGCGTGATCACCAAGCACCCGGGCACGGCCGGTGCGGTCACCGTCGGCACCGTCACCAGCCAGCTGCTCTACGAGGTGCAGGACGCGCGCTACGCCGGCCCGGACGTCACCACCCGACTGGACTCGATCTCCCTTCGCCAGGACGGCACCGACCGGGTCTCGATCACCGGGGTGCGCGGGGAGGCCCCACCACCGGACGTCAAGGTGTCACTGACGTCCCTCGGGGGCTTCCGCAACGAGATGACGATGGCCCTGACCGGACTGGACATCGAGGCCAAGTCGGACCTCGTCCAGCGCCAGTTCCACGACGCGCTCACCACCTCCCCCGCCGAGCTGACGTGGACGCTGGCGCGCACCGACACCGCGGACCCGGCGACACAGCAGCAGGCCGCGGCGTTGCTGACGGTCGTCGCCCGGGACCCGGACACAGCGGTCGTCGGACGCCCCTTCTCCAACGCCGCCATCGAGATCGCACTGGGCTCCTACCCCGGCTGGCACACCCTCGCCCCGCCGGCGGCGGCGACGCCCTACGGGGTCTTCACCCCCGGCCACGTCCCGCAGTCGGCGCCCCGGCACGAGGTCGTCCTGGACGACGGGAGCGTGGAGCAGATCGAACCACCGACGGTGACGCGTCCGCTCGAGCCCCTGACGGACCCCCACACCTCGCAAGAGCCTAAGCAGTTGCACGGGCAGCACCCCCACACCTCGCAAGAGCCTAAGCAGTTGCACGGGCAGCACCCCCACACCTCGCAGGAGCCCAAGCAGTTGCACGGGCAGCACCCCCACACCTCGCAAGAGCCTAAGCAGTTGCACGGGCAGCACCCCCACACCTCGCAAGAGCCTAAGCAGTTGCACGAGCACGGCCCCCACACCTCGCAGGAGCCTAAGCAGTTGCGAAGGGAGTGGGAGGGCGCCACCGTCCGCGCCCCGCTGGGGAGGGTCGCCGGCGCCCGCTCCGGGGACAAGGGCGGCAACGCCAACATCGGTGTGTGGGTGCGCGAGGACGCCGCGTGGCCGTGGTTGTCCGAGCTACTGACCACCGAGCGCGTCCGCGAGCTGCTCCCCGAGGCGGCCGACCTGCCGATCACCCTCACCCGCCTGCCCAACCTGCGTGCCGTCAACATCGTCATCGAGGGACTCCTCGGTGAGGGCGTGGCCTACAACGCGCGCTTCGACCCGCAGGCCAAGGGCCTGGGCGAGTGGCTCCGCGCACGGCACGTCGACATCCCGCAGTCCCTGATCCCCACGGAGGACCGATGA
- a CDS encoding acyl-CoA dehydrogenase family protein: MSHRDWQTEELRALRATTTEFVRREVLPHQDDWEEAGELPRELHRTAGALGLIGVSFPESAGGGGGGQRESVTVGEALHEAGAAGGVYASLFTAGIACPHIVTAGDQGQVDRWVAPTLAGEMIGALGITEPGGGSDVGALRTTARRDGEHYVVNGSKTFITSGVRADFVTTAVRTGGDEHKGARGLSLLVVERGTPGFEVSRRLGKMGWRCSDTAELSFTDARVPANHLVGPENAGFLLIGSAFLSERIGLAVQAYSQAQRCLDLATEWCRERATFGQPLISRQGVQTTLVEMARRIDVARAYTRSVVDRYEDGESLVDLIPQVCFAKNTATETGEWVAHQAVQLFGGMGYMLGSEVERQYRDVRILGIGGGTVEILNDMAARRMGLVA; this comes from the coding sequence ATGAGTCACCGCGACTGGCAGACCGAGGAGCTGCGGGCCCTGCGCGCGACGACGACCGAGTTCGTCCGCCGCGAGGTGCTGCCCCATCAGGACGACTGGGAGGAGGCCGGTGAGCTGCCGCGCGAGCTGCACCGCACGGCCGGGGCGCTGGGACTGATCGGGGTTTCCTTCCCCGAGAGTGCCGGTGGCGGCGGGGGCGGCCAGCGCGAGTCGGTCACCGTCGGCGAGGCGCTGCACGAGGCCGGCGCGGCCGGTGGCGTCTACGCCTCGCTCTTCACCGCGGGGATCGCCTGCCCGCACATCGTCACCGCGGGTGACCAGGGGCAGGTCGACCGGTGGGTGGCACCGACCCTCGCCGGGGAGATGATCGGCGCGCTCGGCATCACCGAGCCCGGCGGCGGGTCCGACGTCGGCGCGCTGCGCACGACGGCCCGTCGCGACGGCGAGCACTACGTGGTCAACGGCTCCAAGACCTTCATCACCTCGGGTGTGCGGGCCGACTTCGTCACCACCGCGGTGCGCACCGGCGGGGACGAGCACAAGGGCGCCCGCGGTCTCTCCCTGCTCGTGGTCGAGCGGGGCACGCCGGGCTTCGAGGTCTCCCGCAGGCTCGGCAAGATGGGCTGGCGGTGCTCCGACACCGCCGAGCTGTCCTTCACCGACGCCCGCGTCCCGGCGAACCACCTCGTCGGCCCGGAGAACGCCGGCTTCCTCCTCATCGGCAGCGCCTTCCTCAGCGAGCGCATCGGCCTGGCCGTGCAGGCGTACTCGCAGGCCCAGCGCTGCCTCGACCTGGCGACCGAGTGGTGCCGCGAGCGCGCCACCTTCGGGCAGCCGCTCATCAGCCGGCAGGGCGTGCAGACGACCCTCGTGGAGATGGCCCGCCGCATCGACGTGGCCCGTGCCTACACCCGCTCGGTCGTCGACCGGTACGAGGACGGCGAGAGCCTGGTCGACCTCATCCCGCAGGTCTGCTTCGCCAAGAACACCGCGACGGAGACCGGCGAGTGGGTGGCCCACCAGGCCGTCCAGCTCTTCGGCGGAATGGGCTACATGCTCGGGAGCGAGGTCGAGCGGCAGTACCGCGACGTGCGCATCCTCGGCATCGGCGGCGGGACCGTCGAGATCCTCAATGACATGGCAGCACGACGGATGGGACTGGTGGCATGA
- a CDS encoding DUF4185 domain-containing protein codes for MHRRRLTAVCAVLAVGAGLLAGCSEERDRDRGDCEAISADFDWAQPSRSDDARFEVSGPGWIGGDSTYSVRLPQDRTLWLFSDSLIGRVDDNGNPEPGMTMVHNALVVEDGSGRLSTLTREGPESFFPDPGEKTYYWVQDAKVEGGELLVLLSRTKQVGENGFEWERNTLAHVSLPELEVTDIEEGFEGPVAWGAGLMSTAQHTWIYGIEDREEAKHLHVARAPAGSLADRSTWEYLGADGWEDDSDESERLTKGVANELSVSPFRDGYLMISSDTSEPYSPKINAWTACSPTGPWEQPQTIYETPETQGQHFTYNAHGHPELSQDGRLLISYNVNTFDFDELMNNPTLYRPKFITLDLG; via the coding sequence ATGCACCGCAGACGCCTGACCGCGGTCTGCGCCGTGCTCGCGGTCGGCGCTGGTCTGCTCGCCGGGTGCTCCGAGGAGAGGGATCGGGACCGCGGCGACTGCGAGGCGATCTCCGCCGACTTCGACTGGGCACAGCCCTCGCGCTCCGACGACGCCCGGTTCGAGGTGTCCGGGCCCGGGTGGATCGGCGGCGACTCGACCTACTCGGTCCGGCTGCCGCAGGACCGCACGCTGTGGCTCTTCAGCGACTCGCTCATCGGACGCGTCGACGACAACGGCAACCCGGAGCCGGGGATGACGATGGTGCACAACGCCCTCGTCGTCGAGGACGGGTCCGGCCGGCTGAGCACGCTGACGCGCGAGGGACCGGAGTCCTTCTTCCCGGACCCGGGCGAGAAGACCTACTACTGGGTGCAGGACGCCAAGGTCGAGGGTGGCGAGCTGCTCGTCCTCCTCTCCCGGACCAAGCAGGTCGGCGAGAACGGCTTCGAGTGGGAGCGCAACACCCTCGCCCACGTGTCGCTGCCCGAGCTGGAGGTCACCGACATCGAGGAGGGCTTCGAGGGGCCGGTCGCGTGGGGCGCGGGGCTGATGTCGACGGCGCAGCACACGTGGATCTACGGCATCGAGGACCGCGAGGAGGCCAAGCACCTGCACGTGGCGCGCGCGCCCGCGGGTTCCCTCGCCGACCGCTCGACGTGGGAGTACCTCGGCGCGGACGGCTGGGAGGACGACTCCGACGAGAGCGAGCGCCTGACGAAGGGGGTGGCCAACGAGCTGAGCGTCTCCCCCTTCCGCGACGGGTACCTGATGATCTCCTCGGACACCTCCGAGCCGTACAGCCCGAAGATCAACGCGTGGACGGCCTGCTCCCCCACCGGCCCGTGGGAGCAGCCGCAGACGATCTACGAGACGCCCGAGACGCAGGGACAGCACTTCACCTACAACGCGCACGGCCACCCCGAGCTGTCGCAGGACGGCCGGCTGCTCATCTCCTACAACGTAAACACCTTCGACTTCGACGAGCTGATGAACAACCCGACGCTCTACCGGCCGAAGTTCATCACCCTCGACCTGGGCTGA
- a CDS encoding NAD(P)-dependent oxidoreductase encodes MTRTLAGRTILMSGGSRGIGLAIAERAARDGANVAIVAKTDTPHPKLEGTIHTAAAAIEAAGGQALPILGDVRSEESVQEAVDRAVERFGGIDIVVNNASAIDLSSTADLSMKKYDLMQDINTRGSFLLAKTALPHLQASDAAHVLTLSPPLNLNPRWAGAHLGYTIAKYGMSLVTLGLAEEWRELGIAANSLWPRTAIATAAVQNLLGGEQTMARSRSPQIMADAAHAILTRDPAECTGQFLIDDEVLAQEGVTDLSVYGPPLEELLPDFFLDE; translated from the coding sequence ATGACCCGCACCCTCGCCGGCCGCACCATCCTCATGTCGGGCGGCAGCCGCGGCATCGGGCTGGCCATCGCCGAGCGCGCCGCCCGGGACGGCGCCAACGTCGCGATCGTCGCCAAGACCGACACCCCGCACCCGAAGCTCGAGGGCACCATCCACACGGCCGCGGCGGCCATCGAGGCGGCCGGCGGTCAGGCCCTACCGATCCTTGGGGACGTGCGGTCCGAGGAGTCAGTCCAGGAGGCCGTGGACCGCGCCGTCGAGCGCTTCGGTGGCATCGACATCGTCGTCAACAACGCCAGCGCCATCGACCTGTCCTCCACGGCGGACCTGTCGATGAAGAAGTACGACCTGATGCAGGACATCAACACCCGCGGGTCCTTCCTCCTGGCGAAGACCGCGCTGCCGCATCTGCAGGCCTCTGACGCAGCGCACGTGCTCACCCTCTCGCCGCCGCTCAACCTCAACCCGCGGTGGGCGGGCGCGCACCTCGGCTACACGATCGCCAAGTACGGCATGAGCCTGGTGACGCTGGGACTGGCGGAGGAGTGGCGCGAGCTCGGCATCGCGGCCAACAGCCTGTGGCCGCGCACGGCCATCGCCACTGCGGCCGTGCAGAACCTCCTCGGCGGCGAGCAGACGATGGCTCGCAGCCGCAGCCCGCAGATCATGGCCGACGCGGCCCACGCGATCCTCACCCGCGACCCCGCCGAGTGCACCGGGCAGTTCCTCATCGACGACGAGGTCCTCGCGCAGGAGGGCGTCACCGACCTCTCCGTCTACGGGCCGCCACTCGAGGAGCTGCTGCCCGACTTCTTCCTCGACGAGTGA
- a CDS encoding TIGR03084 family metal-binding protein — translation MSDTVAAFLDECTDLDALVAPLDERTWARDTPAQGWTIAHQIAHLAWTDEVALLAATAPEAFAGEVEAALQNVTGHVDEQAAKGAAAPPVELLARWRTGREKLADALRSTPATKLPWFGPPMSARSMATARLMETWAHGQDVADALGVRREPTDRLRDICHLGVRTRDFAYLITDQPVPPAPFHVDLTAPDGDLWTWGEEGADRVTGTAEDFCLVVTQRRDLADTDLVATGEATHWLTFAQAFAGAPKGARR, via the coding sequence ATGAGCGACACCGTGGCCGCCTTCCTCGATGAGTGCACCGATCTCGACGCCCTCGTCGCCCCCCTCGACGAGCGGACGTGGGCCCGCGACACCCCGGCGCAGGGGTGGACCATCGCCCACCAGATTGCGCACTTGGCGTGGACCGACGAGGTCGCCCTCCTCGCCGCGACCGCTCCCGAGGCGTTCGCCGGAGAGGTGGAGGCGGCCCTGCAGAACGTCACGGGACACGTGGACGAGCAGGCGGCGAAGGGAGCAGCCGCTCCCCCGGTCGAGCTGCTGGCGCGGTGGCGCACCGGCCGCGAGAAGCTGGCCGACGCCCTTCGCTCCACCCCCGCGACGAAGCTGCCGTGGTTCGGGCCACCGATGAGCGCCCGCTCGATGGCCACCGCCCGCCTGATGGAGACCTGGGCGCACGGGCAGGATGTCGCCGACGCCCTGGGTGTGCGCCGCGAGCCGACCGACCGGCTGCGCGACATCTGCCACCTCGGCGTGCGCACCCGCGACTTCGCCTACCTGATCACGGACCAGCCGGTGCCGCCCGCTCCCTTCCACGTCGACCTGACCGCACCCGACGGGGACCTGTGGACCTGGGGCGAGGAGGGTGCGGACCGGGTCACCGGCACGGCCGAGGACTTCTGCCTCGTGGTCACTCAGCGGCGCGATCTCGCCGACACCGACCTGGTCGCCACCGGGGAGGCCACCCACTGGTTGACCTTCGCCCAGGCCTTCGCCGGGGCGCCGAAGGGGGCCCGGCGATGA